The following proteins are co-located in the Streptomyces sp. NBC_01198 genome:
- a CDS encoding roadblock/LC7 domain-containing protein — protein MSQAAQNLNWLITNFVDNTPGVSHTVVVSADGLLLAMSDGFPRDRADQLAAVASGLTSLTAGASRIFEGGSVNQTVVEMERGFLFIMSVSDGSSLAVLAHPECDIGLVGYEMALLVDRAGTVLTPDLRAELQGSLLN, from the coding sequence ATGAGCCAGGCGGCACAGAACCTGAACTGGTTGATCACCAACTTCGTGGACAACACCCCCGGGGTGTCCCACACCGTGGTGGTCTCCGCCGACGGCCTGCTGCTCGCGATGTCCGACGGATTCCCCCGCGACCGCGCCGACCAGCTCGCCGCTGTCGCCTCCGGCCTGACCTCGCTCACCGCCGGAGCCTCCCGCATCTTCGAAGGCGGCAGCGTCAACCAGACCGTCGTGGAGATGGAACGCGGATTCCTCTTCATCATGTCCGTCTCCGACGGCTCATCCCTGGCCGTACTCGCCCACCCCGAGTGCGACATCGGCCTCGTCGGCTACGAAATGGCCCTGCTCGTCGACCGCGCAGGAACCGTACTCACCCCCGACCTCAGGGCCGAACTGCAGGGCAGCCTGCTCAACTAG
- a CDS encoding HpcH/HpaI aldolase/citrate lyase family protein produces MRSAKDFFRPLAVGAPEPLREVPFRPSRMIHFFDPGNEKMAAKIPALAPQVDVLLGNLEDAVAADRKEAARAGLVAVARSTDFGGTQLWTRINSLDSPWALDDLVTLVSEIGDRLDVVMVPKVEGAHDIHYVDRLLAQLEARAGLTRPILVHAILETAAGVAGVEEIAAASPRMQGISLGPADLAASRRMKTTRVGGGHPGYLVRQDPPQTPGDTPRLTYQQDLWHYTIARMVDACAAHGILPYYGPFGDIQDVTACEDQFRNAFLLGCVGAWTLHPVQIAIARRVFSPAPQDVAWARQVIEAMGDGTGAVMIDGKMQDDATYKQCQVVVGLADALAARDPELAEAYATADKAARR; encoded by the coding sequence ATGCGCTCGGCGAAGGACTTCTTCCGCCCGCTTGCCGTGGGGGCCCCCGAGCCCCTGCGCGAGGTGCCGTTCCGGCCCTCGCGAATGATCCACTTCTTCGATCCGGGCAACGAGAAGATGGCAGCCAAGATCCCCGCCCTGGCACCGCAGGTGGACGTGCTGCTTGGCAACCTGGAGGACGCGGTCGCCGCGGACCGCAAGGAGGCCGCCCGTGCGGGGCTGGTCGCCGTCGCCAGGTCCACCGACTTCGGCGGCACCCAGCTGTGGACCCGGATCAACAGCCTGGACTCGCCCTGGGCGCTGGACGACCTGGTCACCCTGGTGTCCGAGATCGGTGACCGGCTGGACGTCGTGATGGTGCCCAAGGTGGAGGGCGCGCACGACATCCACTATGTGGACCGGCTGCTGGCCCAGCTGGAGGCCAGGGCGGGCCTGACCCGGCCGATCCTGGTGCACGCGATCCTGGAGACCGCGGCCGGCGTGGCCGGCGTCGAGGAGATCGCCGCGGCCAGCCCCCGGATGCAGGGCATCTCCCTGGGCCCCGCCGACCTGGCCGCCAGCCGGCGGATGAAGACCACCAGGGTAGGCGGCGGCCACCCCGGCTACCTGGTCAGGCAGGATCCGCCGCAGACCCCCGGCGACACGCCCCGGCTGACGTACCAGCAGGACCTGTGGCACTACACGATCGCCCGGATGGTCGACGCCTGCGCGGCGCACGGGATCCTGCCGTACTACGGCCCCTTCGGCGACATCCAGGACGTCACCGCGTGCGAGGACCAGTTCCGCAACGCCTTCCTGCTCGGCTGCGTCGGCGCCTGGACGCTGCACCCGGTGCAGATCGCCATCGCCCGGCGGGTGTTCTCGCCCGCCCCGCAGGACGTGGCGTGGGCGCGGCAGGTGATCGAGGCGATGGGCGACGGCACCGGTGCGGTGATGATCGACGGCAAGATGCAGGACGACGCCACCTACAAGCAGTGCCAGGTGGTCGTCGGCCTCGCGGACGCCCTGGCCGCCCGCGACCCGGAACTGGCCGAGGCGTACGCCACGGCGGACAAGGCGGCCCGGCGATGA
- a CDS encoding HpcH/HpaI aldolase/citrate lyase family protein translates to MTGTPRSRRSVLYMPGANERALEKARTLPTDALILDLEDSVAPDAKKEARDRVAAAAASGAYGHREVTVRVNAPGTSWHADDLRAAAEAGPDAVVVPKVDDPGTVAAVVAALEAAGAPDRTAVWAMIETPAAMFDARRIAAASERLTVLVMGTNDLAKELHAEHVPGRAPLLTALSMALLAARATGKVILDGVYNDVQDVSGFEAETLQARQFGFDGKTLIHPRQLEPCNRIFAPAAAEVERARRIIEAFDQATSQGRGVVTVDGRMIENLHVEEARRVLALAAAVEGR, encoded by the coding sequence ATGACCGGCACCCCGCGCTCTCGCCGCTCCGTCCTCTACATGCCCGGCGCGAACGAGCGCGCCCTGGAGAAGGCCCGCACCCTCCCCACCGACGCCCTCATCCTCGACCTGGAGGACTCGGTCGCCCCCGACGCCAAGAAGGAGGCAAGGGACCGGGTCGCCGCGGCCGCCGCGAGCGGGGCGTACGGCCACCGCGAGGTGACCGTACGGGTCAACGCGCCCGGCACCTCCTGGCACGCCGACGACCTGCGGGCGGCCGCGGAGGCGGGACCGGACGCGGTCGTGGTGCCCAAGGTGGACGACCCCGGGACCGTCGCCGCGGTGGTGGCCGCGCTGGAGGCGGCCGGCGCACCGGACCGTACGGCCGTCTGGGCGATGATCGAGACGCCCGCCGCGATGTTCGACGCCCGGCGGATCGCGGCGGCCTCCGAACGGCTGACCGTGCTGGTCATGGGCACCAACGACCTGGCCAAGGAACTGCACGCCGAGCACGTCCCTGGCCGGGCTCCGCTGCTGACCGCACTGTCCATGGCGCTGCTCGCGGCCCGGGCCACCGGAAAGGTCATCTTGGACGGTGTCTACAACGACGTCCAGGATGTGTCCGGCTTCGAAGCGGAAACCCTCCAAGCGCGGCAGTTCGGCTTCGACGGCAAGACACTCATCCATCCCCGCCAACTGGAGCCCTGCAACCGCATCTTCGCCCCCGCCGCCGCGGAGGTCGAACGCGCCCGGCGGATCATCGAGGCCTTCGATCAGGCCACGTCACAGGGCCGCGGGGTGGTCACCGTGGACGGCCGGATGATCGAGAACCTGCACGTCGAGGAGGCCAGGCGAGTGCTGGCACTGGCGGCCGCCGTCGAGGGCCGCTGA
- a CDS encoding TlpA family protein disulfide reductase, translating to MVVLTAAVCVLAVVVLFNLTVTAGLVRRLREQALAAPAQAYDAGGPAIGAPAPTLTARTADGRDVEVGAAGRRTLVAFFATSCTACSREAPGFAARAAELREQGLTVVTVLDRRPGDDAGPLAAALDPVDHLVVEDMPGQVLSAFEVAATPAFFLVAADGTVESKGQYPPAPAPAPAAAGRG from the coding sequence GTGGTCGTACTCACCGCCGCGGTGTGTGTCCTCGCCGTGGTCGTCCTTTTCAACCTGACCGTCACGGCGGGCCTGGTCCGCCGGCTGCGCGAGCAGGCGCTGGCCGCTCCCGCCCAGGCGTACGACGCCGGCGGCCCGGCCATCGGCGCCCCCGCCCCCACCCTGACCGCACGCACGGCCGACGGCCGCGACGTCGAGGTCGGCGCGGCCGGCCGGCGCACCCTGGTCGCCTTCTTCGCCACCTCCTGCACCGCCTGCAGCCGCGAGGCGCCCGGTTTCGCCGCGCGGGCCGCGGAGTTGCGCGAGCAGGGGCTGACCGTGGTCACCGTGCTCGACCGGCGCCCGGGCGACGACGCCGGGCCGCTGGCCGCCGCGCTGGACCCGGTGGACCACCTGGTGGTCGAGGACATGCCCGGCCAGGTGCTGAGCGCCTTCGAGGTCGCCGCCACCCCCGCCTTCTTCCTGGTCGCCGCCGACGGCACCGTGGAGAGCAAGGGACAGTACCCGCCGGCGCCGGCGCCCGCCCCGGCAGCGGCCGGGCGTGGCTAG
- a CDS encoding acyl-CoA carboxylase subunit epsilon: MSTPTDSLVRVEKGHAAPEELAAITAILLARAAAGGDSAPESPIRSTAKWRRLERTPGFRAPHSWQG, from the coding sequence GTGAGCACTCCCACCGATTCCCTCGTGCGGGTCGAGAAGGGCCACGCGGCCCCGGAGGAGCTGGCCGCGATCACCGCGATCCTGCTCGCCAGGGCCGCCGCCGGCGGCGACAGCGCCCCCGAGAGCCCGATCAGGTCCACCGCCAAGTGGCGGCGCCTGGAGCGCACCCCGGGCTTCCGCGCCCCGCACTCCTGGCAGGGCTGA
- a CDS encoding GTP-binding protein — MDFGSSSGPARATTSAKIVVAGGFGVGKTTFVGAVSEINPLRTEAVMTSASAGIDDLTHAPDKTTTTVAMDFGRITLDQDLILYLFGTPGQDRFWFMWDDLVRGAIGAIVLVDTRRLADCFPAVDYFENSGLPFVIALNGFDGHQPYGPEEVREALQIGPEAPIIVTDARHRGEAKSALITLVEHALMARLR; from the coding sequence GTGGACTTCGGAAGCTCTAGCGGCCCGGCGCGCGCCACTACTTCCGCGAAAATCGTGGTGGCGGGTGGATTCGGCGTGGGCAAGACCACGTTCGTCGGTGCCGTGTCGGAGATCAACCCGCTGCGTACCGAAGCCGTGATGACCTCCGCGTCGGCCGGCATCGACGACCTGACGCACGCGCCCGACAAGACCACCACCACGGTGGCCATGGACTTCGGCCGGATCACCCTGGACCAGGACCTGATCCTCTACCTGTTCGGCACCCCCGGCCAGGACCGCTTCTGGTTCATGTGGGACGACCTGGTACGCGGCGCGATCGGTGCGATCGTGCTGGTCGACACCCGGCGGCTGGCCGACTGCTTCCCGGCCGTCGACTACTTCGAGAACAGCGGCCTGCCGTTCGTGATCGCGCTCAACGGCTTCGACGGCCACCAGCCCTACGGCCCCGAGGAGGTGCGCGAGGCCCTGCAGATCGGGCCCGAGGCACCCATCATCGTGACCGACGCCCGCCACCGCGGCGAGGCGAAGAGCGCGCTGATCACCCTGGTGGAGCACGCCCTGATGGCCCGGCTGCGCTAG
- a CDS encoding acyl-CoA carboxylase subunit beta, with amino-acid sequence MTTSQEVPAEVNDARGRVAELHAIRAEVVRGPSEKATEAQHAKGKLTARERIDLLLDEGTFREVEPLRRHRATGFGLEGKRPYTDGVITGWGTVHDRTVFVYAHDFRIFGGALGEAHATKIHKIMDMAISAGAPLVSLNDGAGARIQEGVSALAGYGGIFQRNTRASGVIPQISVMLGPCAGGAAYSPALTDFVFMVRETSQMFITGPDVVQAVTGEQITQNGLGGADVHSSVSGVSHFAYDDEQTCLEEVRYLLSLLPQNNRENPPAVECHDPADRRGDILLDLVPADGNRGYDMHKVIEEVVDDGEYLEIHERWATNIICALSRLDGQVVGIVANQPASLAGVLDIEASEKAARFVQMCDAFNIPIITLLDVPGFLPGVAQEHGGIIRHGAKLLYAYCNATVPRISLILRKAYGGAYIVMDSQSIGADLTYAWPTNEIAVMGAEGAANVIFRRQIADADDPEAMRARMVKEYKAELMHPYYAAERGLVDDVIDPAETREVLISSLSMLRTKHADLPSRKHGNPPQ; translated from the coding sequence ATGACCACATCGCAAGAGGTGCCCGCCGAGGTGAACGACGCCCGCGGGCGGGTGGCCGAACTCCACGCCATCCGCGCGGAGGTCGTCCGCGGACCGAGCGAGAAGGCCACCGAGGCACAGCATGCCAAGGGCAAGCTCACCGCCCGGGAGCGGATCGACCTGCTGCTCGACGAGGGCACCTTCCGCGAGGTGGAGCCGCTGCGGCGGCACCGGGCGACCGGTTTCGGCCTGGAGGGCAAGCGGCCCTACACCGACGGTGTGATCACCGGCTGGGGCACCGTCCACGACCGCACGGTCTTCGTCTACGCCCATGACTTCCGGATCTTCGGCGGCGCGCTGGGCGAGGCGCACGCCACCAAGATCCACAAGATCATGGACATGGCCATCTCGGCCGGCGCCCCGCTGGTGTCGCTCAACGACGGCGCCGGCGCCCGGATCCAGGAGGGCGTCTCGGCGCTCGCCGGCTACGGCGGCATCTTCCAGCGCAACACCCGCGCCTCCGGCGTCATCCCGCAGATCAGCGTGATGCTCGGCCCGTGCGCGGGCGGCGCCGCCTACTCACCGGCGCTCACCGACTTCGTCTTCATGGTCCGCGAGACCTCGCAGATGTTCATCACGGGACCCGATGTGGTCCAGGCCGTCACCGGCGAGCAGATCACCCAGAACGGTCTGGGCGGCGCCGACGTCCACTCCTCGGTCTCCGGCGTCTCGCACTTCGCCTACGACGACGAGCAGACCTGCCTCGAAGAGGTCCGCTACCTGCTCTCGCTGCTGCCGCAGAACAACCGGGAGAACCCGCCCGCCGTCGAGTGCCACGACCCGGCCGACCGGCGCGGCGACATACTGCTCGACCTGGTGCCGGCCGACGGCAACCGCGGCTACGACATGCACAAGGTCATCGAGGAGGTCGTCGACGACGGCGAGTACCTGGAGATCCACGAGCGCTGGGCGACCAACATCATCTGCGCGCTGTCCCGGCTGGACGGCCAGGTCGTCGGCATCGTCGCCAACCAGCCCGCCTCGCTCGCCGGCGTGCTGGACATCGAGGCGTCGGAGAAGGCGGCCCGCTTCGTGCAGATGTGCGACGCCTTCAACATCCCGATCATCACCCTGTTGGACGTCCCCGGCTTCCTCCCGGGCGTCGCACAGGAGCACGGTGGAATCATCAGGCACGGTGCGAAACTGCTCTACGCCTACTGCAACGCCACCGTCCCGAGGATCTCGCTGATCCTGCGCAAGGCCTATGGCGGCGCGTACATCGTGATGGACAGCCAGTCCATCGGCGCCGACCTCACCTACGCGTGGCCGACCAACGAGATCGCGGTGATGGGCGCGGAAGGCGCGGCCAACGTCATCTTCCGTCGGCAGATCGCCGACGCGGACGACCCCGAGGCGATGCGTGCACGCATGGTCAAGGAGTACAAGGCCGAACTGATGCATCCCTACTACGCCGCGGAACGCGGCCTGGTGGACGACGTCATCGACCCGGCGGAGACCCGCGAGGTACTGATCAGCTCGCTGTCCATGCTCCGCACCAAGCACGCGGATCTACCGTCGCGTAAGCACGGCAACCCTCCCCAGTAG
- a CDS encoding GNAT family N-acetyltransferase, with translation MTSISVRPAVRADAAAVAHVHIASREATMPYLPPRRRTDAEVEAWVRDVVMAAAAVWVAVDGDGRIVGYAAVAGDELDALYLLAGVRRQGVGSALLGAAKAHRPGGLTLAVFQRNTGARAFYARHGFEVVDTDDGSRNMENEPDLTMRWQPVTNSTRTGG, from the coding sequence GTGACTTCCATCAGCGTCCGCCCGGCCGTGCGCGCGGACGCCGCCGCCGTGGCGCATGTCCACATCGCCTCCCGCGAGGCGACGATGCCCTACCTGCCGCCTCGGCGCCGTACCGACGCCGAGGTCGAGGCGTGGGTGCGTGACGTGGTCATGGCGGCCGCCGCGGTCTGGGTGGCCGTGGACGGCGACGGCCGGATCGTCGGATACGCGGCCGTCGCGGGCGACGAGCTGGACGCCCTCTACCTGCTGGCCGGCGTCCGCCGGCAGGGCGTCGGCAGCGCCCTGCTCGGCGCGGCGAAGGCGCACCGCCCCGGCGGTCTGACGCTCGCGGTCTTCCAGCGCAATACGGGAGCCAGGGCTTTCTACGCGCGCCACGGCTTCGAAGTGGTCGACACCGACGACGGATCCCGCAACATGGAGAACGAACCGGACCTGACGATGCGCTGGCAGCCGGTGACCAACAGCACACGTACTGGCGGGTAA
- a CDS encoding FtsX-like permease family protein, with the protein MLAQLRYRKGRALALVGALLVAVTSFSVLTGAARTQRLSVVGTVTANARGGYDILVRPAGARSALEDRDGLVASTALANLNGGITTAQWQQIARIPDVDVAAPVAVVGYVLTRMDAPVDLPVTAGGGRQLYRATMTQVSERGLTRIPAGESYTYVTDRPLRGVTDSAHSGQDPYEVDSAGAAHPVCVAPTARTAATGPQVVLNCGTTNPQDTYNSPGPGNPHASGTAEPAATTTTAWPVPLLIEAVDPASEARLAGLDKAVTWGSYLGSGGGPTTGTRDYADLTGDPSVTGKVGVTQIPVLMADRPAADEQLQVAVSRLPSSAADRVAAGTDKTTLGAGLPGTRGTPVTTKTVDVQQAYRTLLEGLRSGDVRESYRSGNGGTVWVGAYATAQPVRYGSARDGLTAEPRQPDPNLRLDYEQTDGSYPRDLDDTAVRKAVVHPAGGPWDGMAHDVHLKMVGEFDSSKLSVSSAGLGAVPMETYFPAQATGADPASVRALGGRSLLPNGNIAGLLSVPPSIVTSLSGLKAMDDARYFTNTGAGKGVNAAAPISVVRVRLTGALGLDPLSRERVRLTAQRIHDLTGLDVDITSGSSPTPVAVGDPAGTHGRPALTLHEMWSKKGVAATVVAAVDRKSLIMFVLVLVVCALFVTSATGAAVRARRTELAVLACVGWPPRKLFALVVGEVAGLGAVAGVLGAGLAIPLGRLSGLHVGPARALLAVPAALLLAVLAAGWPALQASRSHPGAAVLPAVTAPRRPVRGAGITRLALANLRRVPGRALLGTLALAIGVAALVGLSAISTAFDGTVTGTLLGDAVSVQVRGSDYAAAAIAALLGAATVADVLYLNIRDRAAEYALLYATGWPDRAVTRLVLTEAAAMAVAGSLLGAAAGLAAYAAFAGHLTLAALLPTAATVAGALATTLLSATLPTHALRRLPLTRLLAE; encoded by the coding sequence GTGCTCGCACAGCTTCGGTACCGCAAGGGCAGGGCGCTGGCGCTGGTGGGGGCGCTGCTGGTGGCGGTGACGTCCTTCTCGGTGCTCACCGGTGCCGCCCGCACCCAGCGGCTCTCCGTGGTCGGCACGGTCACCGCCAACGCCCGGGGCGGCTACGACATCCTGGTCCGCCCGGCCGGCGCGCGCTCGGCGCTCGAGGACCGCGACGGCCTGGTCGCCTCCACCGCGCTGGCCAACCTCAACGGCGGTATCACCACCGCCCAGTGGCAGCAGATCGCCAGGATCCCCGACGTGGACGTCGCCGCGCCCGTCGCCGTCGTCGGGTACGTCCTGACCAGGATGGACGCGCCGGTGGACCTGCCGGTGACGGCGGGCGGCGGGCGGCAGCTCTACCGGGCCACCATGACCCAGGTCTCGGAACGCGGACTGACCCGGATACCCGCGGGCGAGTCCTACACCTACGTCACCGACCGGCCGCTGCGCGGTGTCACCGACAGCGCGCACAGCGGCCAGGACCCCTACGAGGTGGACAGCGCGGGCGCCGCGCACCCGGTGTGCGTCGCCCCGACGGCCCGCACCGCTGCGACCGGCCCGCAGGTCGTGCTCAACTGCGGCACGACCAACCCCCAGGACACCTACAACAGCCCCGGCCCCGGCAACCCGCACGCCTCGGGCACCGCCGAGCCGGCCGCGACCACCACCACCGCATGGCCGGTGCCGCTGCTGATCGAAGCCGTCGACCCGGCGTCCGAAGCCCGGCTCGCCGGCCTCGACAAGGCGGTGACCTGGGGCAGTTACCTCGGCTCCGGCGGCGGGCCGACCACCGGCACCAGGGACTACGCCGACCTGACCGGCGACCCGAGCGTGACCGGCAAGGTCGGCGTCACCCAGATCCCGGTGCTGATGGCCGACCGGCCCGCGGCCGACGAGCAGTTGCAGGTCGCCGTCAGCCGGCTGCCGTCGTCGGCCGCCGACCGGGTCGCCGCGGGCACCGACAAGACCACCCTCGGGGCCGGCCTGCCCGGCACCCGGGGCACACCGGTGACCACGAAGACCGTCGACGTCCAGCAGGCCTACCGCACGCTGCTGGAGGGCCTGCGGTCCGGCGACGTCCGGGAGAGCTACCGCAGCGGCAACGGCGGCACCGTCTGGGTCGGCGCCTACGCCACCGCGCAGCCCGTGCGCTACGGCAGCGCCCGCGACGGCCTCACCGCGGAACCGCGGCAGCCCGACCCCAACCTGCGGCTGGACTACGAGCAGACCGACGGCTCCTACCCCCGCGACCTCGACGACACCGCCGTGCGCAAGGCCGTGGTGCACCCCGCCGGCGGCCCCTGGGACGGTATGGCGCACGACGTGCACCTGAAGATGGTGGGGGAGTTCGACAGCTCCAAGCTGTCGGTCAGCTCCGCCGGGCTCGGCGCGGTGCCGATGGAGACGTACTTCCCCGCGCAGGCCACCGGCGCGGATCCCGCGTCGGTACGGGCGCTCGGCGGCAGGTCGCTGCTGCCCAACGGCAACATCGCGGGCCTGCTGTCCGTACCGCCCTCCATCGTGACCAGCCTGTCCGGCCTCAAGGCCATGGACGACGCCCGCTACTTCACCAACACCGGGGCGGGCAAGGGCGTCAACGCCGCCGCGCCGATCAGCGTGGTCCGCGTCAGGCTCACCGGCGCGCTCGGCCTCGACCCGCTCTCCCGCGAGCGGGTCAGGCTCACCGCCCAGCGCATCCACGACCTGACCGGCCTCGACGTCGACATCACCAGCGGCTCCTCACCCACCCCGGTGGCGGTCGGCGACCCTGCCGGCACGCACGGCCGACCTGCGCTGACGCTGCACGAGATGTGGTCCAAGAAGGGGGTCGCCGCCACGGTGGTCGCGGCCGTCGACCGCAAGTCGCTCATCATGTTCGTGCTGGTCCTCGTCGTCTGCGCGCTGTTCGTCACCAGCGCCACCGGGGCCGCGGTCCGGGCCCGCCGCACCGAACTGGCCGTGCTGGCCTGTGTCGGCTGGCCGCCGCGCAAGCTCTTCGCGCTGGTGGTCGGCGAGGTGGCCGGGCTCGGCGCGGTCGCCGGGGTGCTGGGCGCGGGCCTGGCGATACCGCTCGGCCGGCTGTCCGGGCTGCACGTCGGCCCGGCCCGGGCGCTGCTCGCCGTCCCCGCCGCGCTGCTGCTCGCGGTGCTCGCCGCCGGCTGGCCCGCACTCCAGGCGTCCAGGTCCCACCCCGGCGCCGCGGTGCTCCCCGCGGTCACCGCGCCCCGCCGCCCGGTGCGCGGCGCCGGCATCACCCGGCTGGCACTGGCCAACCTGCGCCGCGTCCCCGGCCGCGCCCTGCTCGGCACGCTGGCGCTGGCCATCGGCGTCGCGGCGCTGGTCGGCCTGTCCGCGATCAGCACGGCCTTCGACGGTACGGTCACCGGCACGCTGCTGGGCGACGCCGTCTCCGTCCAGGTCCGCGGCTCCGACTACGCGGCCGCGGCCATCGCCGCGCTGCTCGGTGCGGCGACCGTCGCCGACGTCCTCTACCTCAACATCCGCGACCGCGCCGCGGAGTACGCCCTGCTCTACGCCACCGGCTGGCCCGACCGGGCGGTGACCCGGCTGGTCCTCACCGAGGCGGCCGCGATGGCCGTGGCCGGCTCCCTCCTCGGCGCCGCGGCCGGCCTCGCGGCATACGCCGCCTTCGCCGGCCACCTCACCCTGGCCGCGCTCCTGCCGACCGCGGCCACGGTGGCCGGCGCCCTCGCCACGACGCTCCTGAGCGCCACGCTCCCCACCCACGCCCTCCGCCGCCTCCCCCTGACCCGCCTCCTGGCCGAATAG
- a CDS encoding DUF742 domain-containing protein, whose amino-acid sequence MRTRPGLSQRSGRSVAAVSGGGLVSTSPGAEPYGSPHQPPVNPYYPSAPAPEPEPYRPPRQPRIQPYQPPQAPPQQAPRGGGQGAAGGGQGGGNRGRRSQTPSGFVRPYAMTGGRTRPRYQLAIEALVSTTAEPERLRGQLPEHQRICLLCREVKSIAEISALLTIPLGVVRILVADLAEAGLVTIHQPGGDESAGGQPDVTLLERVLSGLRKL is encoded by the coding sequence GTGCGGACGCGCCCTGGCCTCTCCCAGAGGTCCGGGCGGAGCGTCGCAGCCGTATCAGGAGGAGGACTCGTGAGCACGTCTCCCGGCGCAGAGCCGTATGGCAGCCCGCACCAACCGCCTGTGAACCCGTACTACCCGTCGGCGCCGGCCCCGGAGCCCGAGCCGTACCGGCCGCCGAGGCAACCGCGCATCCAGCCGTACCAGCCACCGCAGGCCCCACCCCAGCAGGCCCCGCGCGGCGGCGGCCAGGGTGCGGCCGGCGGCGGGCAGGGCGGCGGGAACCGCGGCCGGCGCTCCCAGACACCGAGCGGGTTCGTACGCCCATACGCCATGACCGGCGGCCGAACCAGGCCGCGCTACCAGCTCGCCATCGAGGCGCTGGTCAGTACCACCGCGGAACCCGAGCGGCTGCGTGGGCAGCTGCCGGAGCACCAGCGGATCTGCCTGCTGTGCCGGGAGGTCAAGTCGATCGCGGAGATCTCCGCGCTGCTGACCATCCCGCTCGGCGTGGTGCGGATCCTGGTGGCGGACCTGGCCGAGGCCGGCCTGGTCACGATTCACCAGCCCGGCGGCGACGAGTCCGCGGGCGGACAGCCAGATGTGACATTGCTTGAGAGGGTTCTCAGTGGACTTCGGAAGCTCTAG